Genomic window (Osmerus eperlanus chromosome 26, fOsmEpe2.1, whole genome shotgun sequence):
CGCTGtctcttccactcctctcctagCCTAGGTCTGAATTATAAATCGATAAAAGTGAGAATTGCAGGTATCCTGGAGTTCTGCGAGAAGGTAAGGGCCGCGAGGAGAGGTGTCAGTGGAATCACGACTGCAAGGCAATTCACTTTCAGACTTTGCCATCTCGATGAATAAAATATGACGTTCTACAATTCCAAGAAGTCGAACGATTCTCTAATTGGGAGCAGAAAGGGGAAGCTTCTGGGTCGGTCTGGTGTATAACGACAGACCGTCGGGGGTTGCTGGTTCGAACATCAACAGAATCGGAAAAAGTAAAAATAATGTTATTATAACAGTGAAATAGGGGGACTGGAAGGCAAAACCGTTCAAATCTTACAAATGTCAAACATTCTGGTTGTACCTTTGGGAACAGCTACTTTCATTCCGAATATATATGTCCTTTATGACAGCGCGCCACCACGAAGAAACAGCAAGCCAAACATGGGAGTCGAGGTGATAATTGTCAACAAATATTGTCgaaatattttgaaatgtttgcgCACAATAAAACGGACGGGCCCTTTCCAGTAAACCAGCTATAATGCGCACAAAACTCTCTGTCATTCATAAGGTCACTTATGGACACGACAGTCGTAAAATCCGAGGGAGTGGGACTTCCTGgtttggggaggaggggggggtggcccTCAAATTTGACGTGACTCGATGACATTGACTGCTATTTACAGCTACTTAAGGCAAACCTTGTCTTTGGATATAAACTGAGTTTGTGGTACTTCTTTTCTTAAATGGGGTAGGCCTACTTCTGCCAGACCTAGTACCAGTCTCCCATTTAAGGCCAAGTTAGGGCGATCTAATTTAAGCTGCCACCACACAGGGGTTTATTACTGACTGCCTGTCAGCTTGCTTACATTGCATGTACATTTGCTGATTGACAGGTCAAAGGCTGAGTGTTCCTAGAGAGGAAGGCCAGGTGGGAATTGGATTTAAAAATGCGGACAATCTGATCAGATACACACAGCACTTTCCTGTAACGTTTATCTCTCATGCTTTCCCTCTCACACATGGCACTCTCATAGATGCCTACCGCCTACACGTCAGCACTCAGGAgcgaagcgcacacacacacacacacacacacacacaaacacacacacacacacacacaaacaccggtATATCAGCAGGAACTCACAGAGGAAAGCTGCCATGCAGAAAATGACCCTGATCACTGTCACCCATtgctctctaccctctctctctctctctctcaatgacaGGCCCAGGCAGCGCAACTCAGATTGGTGTGAAATCGCCGCTTAACAGGCGGGAAATGGGCTCTGTTATTTTTGGAGCAGAGTCATGGGAGCCCGTCGGCCCATCATCCTCTCTCTAATGAGCAGGTGATGGAGGCGGGGGCGGTGGGGAGGCACGCCGGCTCCCTCAGACAGATACGCACTCGCACGCCGACACATGCAAGGAAAGACCCGTCGAAGCGGGAGGGATAATAAGGGAGAGATCGTGTGGATGGAGGGagtcagaggaggggaggaaagatcgggggggggggggaggatggcgATTGAGGCTCCTTCCGGTTAGTAAGCACATCTAAATTAGCCGATCTCAACGTCATTAACCTCATTCGACTGCGGGGCTCGAACACCTGCGGGTGAGCATTACAGGGATAGGCTGGGCAATGTCGAGGGGTGCAGCCATCAGCTACGAGAATGAGCCTgggaacacagtgtgtgtgcgcctgcgcgcgagagagagtctggagaggagggggggggccggGTGTAAGCGTCAAACGCGATCCTATCTTCTCCCGGAGCGGTGCGTCGCCCCTGACAGAGGCTTTAgctgactaacacacacagcctctccacCCACACGCGCAGCCTCACTTTGGCAAGACTGTACTCACACATTCGGAAGCCGGACTGCAATCAAGTGCGCATCgtagggggggtgggtgggtggggggtgggtgggtgggtggtaggGGGGTGGAAAAAGACTCAAAGGCGTTTCTCAGAACACAAGTTTTATTTTGGCGGACGAAACGGGCTGTTCGCCCGACCGTCCGCCATTTTGCCCGCGCTCACGCGCAGCAACGCAATTCTTTGCGCGGCAACGCGGTTGATTATTGGATGATCGTCGGCAAAATATTCCAGGTGTTTCGCCAAGTGGCCATTGGTTCACTTGTTCGTGTACAAAGTCAACCATGACGTATCGGTTTTGGGGGTGGCAGGTAGGTGGCGTGTGGGACAAATCCTAGTCTTAACCCGCGGGGCCCAAAACGAGAGCGCACCATGCAAACCCACAGTGCCTTCTAACCCTCCAAGACAACACCGTCCTCTGGCGTCAAGATTGAAATCAAGTCTGGAGACGGAGAAGACAGCTAAGCACTGCCCCCTACTGCCAGGAAAGAACACCTGCTCCTCAAACTCGTAACACATCCAGCTGAGTCACGTGCAAATGGTGCTGGAATTGTGCTGATTAGGACCCGGGGCTCTTCTTGTAACTAGTTCATTGGCCTTGTAAATGATGCACAATTGATTGGGATCTATTTTGAAGTGCACCACTCTAAGGGGAGTGTTCTACTGACAAATGTGTTTGGCTAGAGCATGCATTCACAACGGTCCATCCCATCGAAGGAAGAGCATCAGAACAAAGTCTGGTCTGTGGGAAGGTGCGCTGTGTGGGGAGACACACGGTGCTTCTGTTGGGAgggaagtctctctctctccgtccttccctccctccctacctttcTCACTTGCTCACtaaccacctccctctctctctctcttactccctccctccctcccccaacctacctccctccctccccctccctccctccctccctccctccctcagataAGCTCCGTCTCGTGTCGCTCCAGTGCCGGAGGCAGGGTGGTCCCACAGGGGCCGTGGAAGTGGAACCTGCAACCcaacccccaaaaaaacacacacacccattactGCACGTTGCGTACGCATTCGAGTGCGTGTATTCGCCCGGGGCGGAACAACATGAGTGCGTAATGAGGATGTGCGGGTCTCACTTGAAGCGCATGGTGGCCGGGGTGTTCTCCATGTTGAACTCGGCCACGGGAACCCCCCTGTGCGCCACCTGGGGGGCAAACATGGCGGCTGGATACACGATGGAGGAGGTGCCCACCTGCAGGACACAGATGGCACCGCATGCCGCgtatcagggagggagggagggagggagggaaggagggagggagggagggagggagggagggagggagggaaagagggagggaaagagggagggaaagagggagggaaagagggagggaaagagagagggaaagagagagggacggagagagataaagagagggggatgagagagagaggggcagagagagagaggggcagagagagggagatgacgagaggggaaagagagagagggacagagagagataaagagaaggggaagagagagagagggacacagagagataaggaggaggggggggggggagacagagatgaacaCTCCTCACTGCACACTCACCACCAGGCAGAGTTCACAGCGCTcaagctcctcctccacctgcgtCAGGATGTCCGAATCCAGCGTCTCTCCAAACCAAACCACCGCTGGCCTGAGAAGACCACGACAGCCCTCCTGCTCGCACCTGTTTTCCACACACGCccgtaaacacagacacacacacacacacactggtatctCTCCTGCCAACAACAGTACCGACGATGTGTCTGAAAGATACTAAACATGTCCCACCTGGGAAGATCATTCACAGGAATTTGAGCGTCACTGGTTTCCGGGTCAGGAGCACTAAAGGGAGAAACACCAAATGAAGCCATGGCACAAAACATCATGGTATTAAAATAGTTATTGTTCACTAACAtaccgggggggaggggggggggtattgtgctattagaggggccagttacaggACCGAAGAAATGATCAGCTTAATTCGCCaagtaagtttacacaaacaaggaattttctGTGGcatgaaggtgcatacaataaacatgagaatcgtaaatatagctgcaagcagcaatgaggagGCCAAGCAGATTTAATGACTGCAAAACATCCTCAAAACAAGGTTCTGATTACAtgtagcaagtttggtgtgaatccatcaaagattttctgagatacgacccaaattcctgtttggcggctttgctGATGATATTTACTGACtttaccggacaaacggtttcgaaaatcaaaaaacATTGTGATAGCTTTTGTTATTTATTGGTCATATCGTTTACTTCACTGCTTTGCAGGCAAAATACCATGTTTGTAACTATACAGACTCTACATTTAGGGGGCCACAAGGGGTTCCATGCTTGCTCTCACAGGGGCACTGCAAAATACAAGACAAATTATGTTCAAACCCCTGAGTGTGACCCCTCACCCTTTGCCCTCTAGGGCAGCACAGATTGGGCTCTTGTGATTGGCTCCTTCATGGCCACAGCTCATACAGCGGGTTCGAAACAGGCTGCCTGCAGAGGGCCAGAGGACATAAACAGGCATGGCGTGACCAAAAAATACAGACGTATCGACAACTAGCAAGGACAAACTATATAATATACTATATAATAAACCCACCTAAACCCACAAAACAGGGAAAAAAAGAACTATAaaagaaaagaacaaaaaaagttCTAAGTATGAGGTCTAGTTACCGTGGATCTCTAGGACGTGGTTGGAACCGGCGCGGCGGTGAAGCTCGTCGATGTTCTGGGTGATGATGGTGACTTTCCGACCCTGCCCGCTGAGACGGGCCTGGCATTCGGCGATGGCCAAGTGGGCCGGGTTGGGGCTCTTCGTGAGCATCACTTCTCGTCGGTAGTGATAGAACTCCCAGACTCTGGACGGGTTCCGAGAGAAGGCCTCAGGAGTGGCCAGGTCCTGTCCAACAGAGGGTGAGGGGAAAGAGATGGAAGCACGCGAGAAACGTTTGAGGAGAGATCCAGCTAGCGAAGGGAGAAAACAATAacgggtgtgtatttgtgtgtttatctACCTGTGCTTGCCATTTTCGCCAGTagcctccatctcctctgaaTGTAGGGACGCCACTCTCAGCACTGACCCCTGCGCCTGTCAGGATAGCTACATGCTTGGCTTTGGAGAAGATCTCTCTAAAGGCTGCCAGATCTGtaagcacatacaccaacacCGATTAATCAAAAAA
Coding sequences:
- the LOC134012864 gene encoding NAD-dependent protein deacylase sirtuin-5, mitochondrial-like; translated protein: MIVRQFTCRGITSHLLFARLRAPSPQDMARPSSDLAAFREIFSKAKHVAILTGAGVSAESGVPTFRGDGGYWRKWQAQDLATPEAFSRNPSRVWEFYHYRREVMLTKSPNPAHLAIAECQARLSGQGRKVTIITQNIDELHRRAGSNHVLEIHGSLFRTRCMSCGHEGANHKSPICAALEGKGAPDPETSDAQIPVNDLPRCEQEGCRGLLRPAVVWFGETLDSDILTQVEEELERCELCLVVGTSSIVYPAAMFAPQVAHRGVPVAEFNMENTPATMRFKFHFHGPCGTTLPPALERHETELI